The following nucleotide sequence is from Desulfobulbaceae bacterium.
GCTGAACAGTTACGGTTCTGGGCTTCGGCACCTTTCTGGGTCAGAAGGTGGATAGTTACGAAAATAATACAATTAAGAATAGAGTTGAGGGGATTCCATGTCAGTTGATGTCAGAGAGATAGGAGAGGCGGTGGCTCAGGAGAGCGCCTTGCTTCAGCTTGTTCGTCGGGAAATTGGCAAGGTGATTATTGGCCAACAGGCGATGGTCGAGCGGCTGTTGGTGGCGCTGCTGTGCAATAATCATGTGTTGATCGAGGGGGTGCCGGGTCTGGCCAAGACCAAGACCGTGACCACTCTGGCCCAGGCGGTACAGGCCAGTTTTAAAAGGATTCAGTTTACCCCGGATCTTTTGCCGGGTGATTTGATCGGCACCTTGATTTTTAATCCCAAGAGTGGTGAGTTCACCACCCGCAAGGGGCCGATCTTTGCCAATATTATTCTGGCTGATGAGATAAACCGAGCCCCGGCCAAGGTTCAGAGCGCCTTGCTTGAGGCGATGCAGGAAGGTCAGGTCACCATTGGGGACGCAAGTTATACTTTGCCTGAGCCGTTTTTGGTCCTGGCGACCCAGAACCCGATCGAGCAGGAGGGCACCTACCGTTTGCCCGAGGCCCAGATTGATCGTTTTATGTTGAAGCTCACGGTCGGCTATCCGAGTCGGGAGGAGGAGCAGCAGATCCTTCGTTTGGTGGCAGGGGGGAGTGATGCCCCGATTGTGGCCCCGGTGGTTGGACTTGACGATATCGTCAGGCTGCGGGCGCTTACCCGCAGTATCTATCTCGATGTCAAGGTTGAGGAGTATATCGTATCCTTGGTGGAGGCCACCCGCAATCCGGCAGCCTATGGACTTACCATCGGCCACCTTATTCAATACGGGGCTTCGCCCCGGGCCACTATCTTTCTGGCCATGGCGGCCAAGGCCTTCGCCCTCCTCTCAGGCCGTGGCTATGCCACCCCGCAGGATGTCAAGACCATCGGGATGGACGTCCTGCGTCACCGGGTGACCGTCACTTATGAGGCCGAGGCCGAAGACAAGACCTCGGAAGATATTATTCGTCAGATTTTTGATACCGTTGCTGTGCCATGATCTCAAGTGAGCTGGTAAAGCAGATCCGTTTCATCCAGATTTTTACCAAGCGGGCGGTTAATGATGTTCTGGCTGGGGAATACCAGAGTGTGTTCAAGGGCCAGGGCATGGAATTTGATGAGGTGCGGGAGTATCAGCCTGGTGATGATGTGCGCACTATCGATTGGAATGTCACTGCCCGCCACGGTCACCCCTTTGTTAAGCGCTATGTCGAGGAGCGTGAACTGACAGTGCTGCTCGCTGTCGATATCTCTGCTTCCGGAAGTTTCGGTTCGGTCGTCAAGCGCAAAAGCGAGGTGGCGGCCGAGCTTTGCGCGCTGCTGGCTTTTTCCGCCATCAAGAATAACGATAAGGTGGGACTCCTCCTTTTCTCTAATCGGATTGAGAAGTTCATCCCGCCTCGCAAGGGGGGATCTCATGTCCTGCGGATTATTCGTGAGGTGTTGGGCCATCATGCTGAGGAGAGAGGAACTGATATTGCCCTTGCCCTGGAGTATCTGGGGCGGGTTGCCCATAAGCGGGGGGTGGTGTTCCTGCTCTCCGATTTCTTGGCCCCTGATTTTCGCAAGCCTCTGGGCTACCTGGCCCGACGACATGACGTAATCGCCATCTCCATCACTGATCGTCATGAGCGGTCGCTGCCAGCCATCGGACTGATTGAACTTGCCGATGCCGAGACCGGCGCGACGCGGTTGGTGGACACCTCAGATACCACCTTCATTGCCCGGTATCAGGAGCAGGCACGGCAGCGGGAGCAACGGCTGGAGAGGCTCTTTGGTGCCATGGCCGTTGATCATATTCCCGTGGTCCTTGACTCTGGCGAGGGCAGGGAGGTGGGGCATGTCGATGATTTGGTCCGTTTCTTCAAGCGACGGGAGCGGCGGCATTGAACAGATTGATTGGCATGGTATTTCGTATTGGATTGTTGATTACGCTGTTCGTGGCGGGTGCAGTCATTGCTGGCTGTCAGCCCGAGAAGTCTACGGATGTGTCCACACCACCTGTCGTGGTCAAGCAATTTGGGTCGGAGCCACTGACCCTTGTGCTGAAGCTTGACCGGGAGCGACTGAACGTCACTGAGCAGCTGACAGTAGAACTTCGTGCAGAGACAGGCGAAGACTATGCTGTCAAGTTTGACGAGCTGAAAGATTTTCCGGGGTTTACGGTGGAGTCGGTCAAGGAGTCTGGGGCTGAGTTGACTGGCTCTGGGCGGATTGCTGTAACCAAGCGTTATGTCCTTGACCCTGTTGCCCCCGGCAGCGGCCAGGTCCCGGTTCTCATCGTTGATGCCTGGAAAAAGACGGAGAGTGAAGCCACGCCGGTCACCGTGAAGACGGAACCGGTGACGGTATCCATCGAAAGTCTGCTGAGCAAGGATGATCGGGGCGATTCCATCAGTGACATCGCCCCTCCCCTCGATAAGCCGGTCAGTCCATGGCTGTGGCCAGGGGTGGCTCTTGTCGTGGTCTTGTTCTTCATGGCTTGCTGGTATCTCTGGCAGCGTCGGAAAAAGAGGGGCATTATTCCCCCTCTACCCTTGCCTGCGCATCTTCTGGCCTATCAAGCGTTGGACCGGTTGGTAAAGGGAAACCTGCTGGCGCAAGGTCAAATCACCGCCTTCTATCAGAGTTTATCCGATATCATCCGCCACTATATTGAACAGCGTTTTGGTCTCCGGGCGCCGGAGCGGACTACCGAGGAGTTTCTTGTCGAGTTGGGCTCGGTCGCTGTCGGTCCCATGTCCGATCCTGGTCATAAACGGTTGCTCCGTGATTTTCTCACCCACTGCGATTTAGTGAAATTTGCCTGCCATATCCCCGCTTCATCCGAGGCAGAGGAGGCAGTCGAACTCTGTCGCCGCTTTATCCGTGAGACTGAGCCGACTCCTGCCGAGACCGGGGGAGGTGCGGGATGAGATTTGCTAATCCTCTGGTGTTGTTTGCCCTTTTGATCCTGCCGCTGGTGGTGATCTTCTGGTGGCGCCGTTCCCGATTGGCCTTGGGATTTTCCGACCTAAGCCTCTTGCCTGCCGGTGAGTCCTTACGTTGCCGCTTGGTGCACCTTCCTCGTTTGTTACGGCTTATGGCCTTGACCTTGATTATTATTGCCCTGGCCCGGCCTCAGGCAGGGATAGAAAAGATTGAGGAGACCAGTCGGGGGGTGGCGATTGAAATGGTGGTTGATCGTTCCGGCAGCATGGGCGCGGAGATGGAATTTGATGGCCGGGCCATGACTCGTCTTGAGGTGGTCAAGCAGGTTTTTGCCGAATTTGTTACTGGAAATACGCGGGACTTGCATGGCAGGCCTAGCGATTTAATTGGGATGATCACCTTTGCCCGTTACGCTGATACTGTGTGTCCCTTGACGCTGGCTCATGGTGCGCTCTCAGGCTTTCTTGATACTATCCATCTGGTGCCGCAGGAGAGCCCGGAGAATCGAACCGCAGTCGGCGACGCAGTTGCCTTGGCCGCGGCCCGCCTCAAGACCGCCGAAGAGACTCTGGCCCGGCAGACCAAGGGCGATGTCAAGGCGTATCAGATCAAGAGTAAGATTGTCATCCTGTTGACCGACGGACAGAACAATATCGGTCGCCATACCCCTGAGGAGGCGGCTGCCTTGGCGAAACAGTGGGGGATCAAGATCTACACCATCGGGGTGGGGGGCGACGATGTGGTCAAGGTTCAGACCTTGTTTGGTCCCCGGATGGTTCGCACCGGTGAGGGAGTTGACCAAAAGACTCTGGCCGGGCTTGCCGAGTCCACTGGCGGGGTCTTCCGGATGGCTGAGGATGCTGAAGCGCTTCGTGCTGTCTATCAGGAGATCGACCAGTTGGAAAAGAGCGAAGTGGAGAGCGTGCGTTATATTGATTACAAGGAGTATTTCGCCCTCTTTGTCTGGACAGCCCTGGCCTTGCTGGTGATTGAGACGCTGCTTGGTTGTACGGTTTTGCGGAGGGCGCCGTGAATACCTTTCGCTTCATGGATGTAACGATGCTGATTGCCTTGGCGATTGTGCCAGTGGTGGCCGGGATGTATATTTATGCCAGCAGGAGGCGGAAGTCAGCTCTTGCCCTGTTTTTGGCCGAGGGGATGCTGCGGCGAACGGAGTTGCCGGTGAGCAGTGCCCGCAGGGCGACCAAGGCCGTGCTGATGCTTTTGGTTTTGGTCGCCTTGGTGGTTGCCTTGGCCCGACCGGCATGGAATCGCAAGGAAGTGGTGATTAAGCGTTCTGGGCGGGATGTGGTCTTCCTCCTTGATGTCTCAAAGAGCATGCTGGCGGAAGATCTTGCCCCTAATCGTCTTGAACACGCCAAGCTTGCCATTCTTGACGCCGTGGCTCGCTTGTCCGGGGATCGGGTTGCCATGGTGGCTTTTGCCGGAACTGCCGTAGTCAAGTGTCCGTTAACTCTTGATTATGGTTTCTTTCGCATGAGCCTGGACGGGATTGACACCGAGGCGGTATCGCGGGGCGGCACCATGATGGGGGATGCCATCCGCACGGTGCTGCGGGATATTTTTGATGATCAGGACAAGCAGTTTAAGGATATCATCCTGATTACTGATGGCGAGGACCATGAGAGTTACCCGGTTGAGGCGGCCAAGGCCGCTGCTGACCTGGGGGTGCGTTTGATTGTTATTGGTCTTGGCGATGAAAAAGAAGGGCAGAGGATACCTGTGATCGACGAGGCGGGGCGCAAGAGTTTCTTGAAATATCAGGGCCAGGAGGTGTGGACCAAGCTGGGCGCTGATACCTTGCGGGCGATGGCCTTGGCCACTCCGGGAGGGCGCTATCTGCCGGTTGCGACAGGAGCCATCAATTTAGGCGAGGTGTACCAAGAGTTGATCGCTAGCGCCGATAGAAAGGAGTTAGAGGCTAAGTCCACTGAGCAGTATGAGGAAAAATTTCAGCTCTTGCTGGCGGTCGCTCTGTCGCTGCTGCTCCTCGAAGGGGTGATCGGAGAGCGGAAACCAGAGGAAAAGTCATGAAAATCTGGGTACAGCGATGGGTGCATTATGCTTCTTCACCCTGTATTTTTGTAACTGCTCAGGTTGTCGGTTTACGGTTGACAGTTGACGGTGATTGGGTCCTGCCAATGGCTGAGGACACACTGACATTGAGTATCATGCGATGATTTATGACTAACCATGATTCTTTTAACCGTAAACCGATAACTGATTACCGTTAACCTGTGTAGTTACGCATTTTTTAGAAATTGATACTACGGGATATGAGTAATATTAGACAGTACACGTTTTGGAGTTCCCTGCGGATAATTTGCTGGGTGGTTTTTGTTACTGTTGTTGGTCACGGATCAGCCTGGGCAGAATCGGCTCGCAGTCTTGTGAATCGAGGGAATAGCGCTTACACGGCCGGGAACTTTGAGGAGGCCTTGAAACTCTACCAAGAGGCAGAGGCTAAGGAGCCTAAGTCACCTGAAATTCAGTATAACTTAGGTAATGCCCGCTATAAGCTGGGTGACTTGACCGGTGCCGCCCAGAGTTATCAGCAGGCTGCATCCGAGGCTACAGACCCAAAAATCATCAGCCGGTCGAAATTTAATCTGGGAAACACCTCTTTTCGTCAAGGGGAGCAGGTTGAGTCCACCGCCCCGGACCAGGCTGTTACTGCTTTTGCTGAGAGTGTCGCTGGGTTTCGTGCCGCTTTGGAACTGGATAGCACTTTGCCAGAGGCTGGCCGAAACTTGGAAGTCAGTAAGCGCAGACTGCAGCAGGCCCATGAGGCGCTTCGTAAACAGCAGCAGGCGAGTGCCGATGAAAAGCGCAAGCAACAGGAGCTGGCAAGTGAACTGCAGCAGATGGCGGATCAGCAGCAGGAGATGGCGGAGGCGAGCCGGGAGCAGGCGGGCAAAGAGCAACAAGACGATCATGCCATGACCGAGCACGCAGCAAGTCAGCAGGCATTGCAGGAGAAGACTCAGTCGATGCGGCAGCAGATGGGTGACTCGGATAATCAGAAAGAGGCCATAGATGCCTTGACCCAGGCCGGAAATCAGCAGCAGGAGGCACAGGATAAGCTCCAGGAGGGGCGTTCTGATGAGGCTGCCAAGGCGCAGGACCAGGCAGCTCAGGCCATACGTCAGGCTGCGGACCAGCTTCAGGGGAAAAAAGAGACCCCTCAAGAGGGTAAGAAAGACCAAGAGCACAAGAAGGATCAGGCCCAGGAGGGAAAATCCTCAGGGGAAGAGAAGCAGCAGGGCGAACCAGCTTTTGATGAGTCTGGGGATAAACTTGAGCAGCAAGCCGAGGCCAAGGGCCAAAAACCCCTCAATCAGACGGCCCAGGAGCTGTTGAATGAAGAAAAACAAAATATGATCAATCGTCGCAACCAGAAGGCAACAGGCTATGAGGCGGTGGATAAGGATTGGTAATATGCGTGGAGTAGCGCACGGATTAGCGGTGGTGGCCTTGCTGCTCTCTCTTGCTGGAGTTGTACGGGCTGCGGTTACGGTTCAGGCAGTAGTGGATCAGGAGGAGGTCTATGTCGGCCAGTCGTTTACCTTGCAGGTTCAGGTGGAGGGCAGCGACTCACCGGGAGAACCTGATATCTCGTCTCTTATTGATTTTACGGTCGAGCCCCGGGGCGGTCAGCAGAACAGCAGCGAATCGGTCTCGATTATCAATGGCCGGATGAGCCGGGTCTCTCACCGGGGCTATGTCTTTAATTATGAGCTGACCTCCAAGAGAGAGGGACGGTTGGTCATCCCGCCCCTGAGCGTGATAATTGACAAGCAGTTGTATCAGACTCAGCCGGTGCGAATCGTGGTCAAACAGCCGGAGGAGAGTGATGAGTTCAAGCTCAGGCAGACCCTGAGCAAGGATCGGGTCTATGTCGGAGAACCGGTAACTTTGACTGTTACCTGGTATATTGGCAAGGATGTCAAAGGGTTCAATTTTACCCTACCGATTTTTTCAGATCCCAGATTCACCATCAGTGCGGATGACAGGGCATCGCTTACTCCTGGCCAGGATAACTCGGTTCGGATTCCGGTGCCCGGCGGCGAGATCGTGGCCGAGAAGGGTCAGGGAGTCTTGAATGGCGAAAAGTATCTGACCGTAACCTTTTCTCGGATTGTCACTGTCAATGAAACAGGAAAGATCTCTCTGCCCCAGATTACGGTTTCGTGTCAGGCCTTGAGCGGCTACCGTCAGGGGAGTGGTCGAGATCCGTTCTCCGGAATGTTTCCGGACGATTTTTTTGGGCGCTCGCGCCAGGTGTACCGCACGGAGGTTGTTCCTTCCGATCAGCCGGTGGTCGAGGTGTTTCCTCTGCCCGAAGAGGGGCGGCCTGTCGATTTTACCGGATTGGTGGGGGAGTACTCCGTGGCGGTAACCGCCACTCCCACCAAAGTAAAGATTGGTGATCCCATCACTTTGAACATCCAAATTGCCGGTCCCTCCGTGGCCGGAGCCTCATTGCCATCGCTGGCGGAGGGGTTGGGGGTTAATGATTTTAAGGTCCCCGATGAGATGGCCCCTGGTGAGGGCAGCGCCGTGCTCAAAACCTTTACCCAGACCATCCGGGCGCGGCACGCCGGGGTTCGGCAGATTCCGAGCCTGCATTTGGCCTATTTTAATCCGGATACAGGTAGATATGAGACGGCCTCTTCACCGCCAGTGCTCTTGGAGGTTTCCGAGGCGCGGCTGGTGACGGCTCAGGACGCCGAAGGAGGCATGCCCTCAGGGCCGGAGAAAAAGGAGCTTACGACCGTCAAGGGAGGGATCTCCTATAATTATGAAGGTCCTGAAGTCTTAACCATCCAGGCACCGATTGGGTCGGTGGGGATGGACTTCGGGTGGTATGTTCTTCTTGGTGCGCCACCTGGGGTGTTTCTGCTGGTTCTGGTTGGAGCGGGCGTGGTCCGGTTGGGGCGTAAGGACCCGGTGGGTCGAGCTGCACGGCGAGCCTATGGCCGATTGCGTACGGAACTTGATCCTCTTGCTGATGGCAGTGAAACAGTCGCAGGCTATCAGGCGATAGGGCTTGCGATGCGGGAGTATCTTGGGGCAAAGCTCCGTCGTAACCCTGCGGCCTTGACTTATGTCGATGTGGAGCCGGACCTCATCCACGCCGGAGTGGGTCCTGAACTCCTTGGCCGTTTGCGCCAGGTGATGGAGCAGTGCGAGGCGTCTCAGTATGCCGGGGCGTTAAGTCTAGGTGATGTCAAGCGTTTGCGCGATCTGGCGGTCCAGGTAGCCGATGACTTGGAATCGCTTTTGGTTAAGGGGGTGGGACGATGAGACCGGGCCTCTTTTTGTTGCTGCACTTGTTTATGGTCGTGCTGTCGTGCGCTCCGTTTGCATCGGCTCAAGAGCCACTCGACAGGAGCCAGATCCTTGATGAGGCCAGCCGCTTTTTTCAAGAGGCCAGTCAAAATTCAGATCAGGTTCAGAGCGCGGATCTTTACCGCAAGGCTTTGGTCCGCTTTGAAAAATTGGTTCAGGACGGGTTGGTTAACGGCAAGCTTTATTATAATCTGGGTAATACCTATTTTCGTCTCCACGATTTGGGCCGGGCGATTGTCAATTATCGTCGAGCCCTGGCGTATCTTCCGAACGATGATAACCTCCGTCAGAATTTACGCTTTGCCGAAAGTCAGCAGCTTGATCGTATTGAGCCTAAGCAGGAGACAATGATCGTAGAAACGCTCCTCTTCTGGCATTATGATTTTTCGGCGCGATTCAGGCTCATTGTTCTGGTCCTGGCCAATGCCGGGTTCTGGGGACTTCTGACTGTGGCCGTGTATCGGAAAAAGGCGCTATGGCTGCCTACGGCCGGAGCGCTGGCGCTGACTGTGCTGATCTCTGGCTCACTCATCTATGACCGTTACTGGCCGACGATCACGGGTGTTATAGTTGCTACGGAAGCGGTGGCCCGCAAGGGCGATGGCTCGGCGTACAGCGTAAGCTTCAATGAGCCCCTCCATGCGGGTCTGGTATTTTCTTTGGTGGAGAAAAGAGGGGAATGGCTGTATATAGAGTTGGGAGATAGTCGGCGGTGCTGGGTGTCGGCAGACAGCGTGGAAATGATTTGATTTTTCTGTTGACACCCCCTGACATTGTGGTATCGCGATATTTGTTATTTAATCATCCATATAATGGATAAAGGAAAGGGATGAAACATGGCTGAAGAGGCAAATAAGATCATCTATTCGATGATGCGGGTCAGTAAGTACTACGAAAAAAAGCCGATCCTCAAGAATATCTCATTGTCCTATTTTTATGGGGCCAAGATCGGTGTTCTGGGCCTGAATGGCTCGGGTAAGAGTTCCCTGCTCAGGATTCTGGCCGGGATCGATCAGGAATTTGACGGGAAGATCGCGCTCTCACCAGGGTACACCATCGGCTATCTGGAGCAGGAGCCGCATCTCGATGAAACACTCACTGTTCGCCAGGTGGTGGAGCAGGGGGTTCAGACCACAGTCGATCTGCTCGCGGAATTCAACCAGATTAACGAGCAGTTTGCCGAGCCGATGGATGATGTGGCGATGGATAAGCTTATCAACCGGCAGGCCAAGGTACAGGATCAACTGGATGCGGTTAATGCCTGGGAGCTCGATTCCCGCTTGGAGATGGCGATGGATGCCCTCCGCTGCCCGGCTGGCGAGACATCGGTCAAGATCCTCTCCGGTGGTGAAAAGAGGCGGGTCGCCTTGTGCCGGCTGTTGTTGCAGGAGCCGGATATCCTGCTGCTTGACGAGCCGACCAACCATCTGGATGCCGAGACTGTCGGCTGGCTGGAGCATCATCTGCAGCGCTATGCCGGTACGGTAATTGCGGTGACGCATGATCGTTATTTCCTTGATAACGTGGCCGGCTGGATACTTGAGCTTGATCGGGGCGAAGGTATTCCCTGGAAGGGAAATTATTCATCCTGGCTTGATCAGAAGCAGAAACGTCTGCACCAGGAGGAGAAGCAGGAGTCGAGTCGCCAGCGGACCTTGGCCCGAGAGTTGGAATGGATTCAGATGAGCCCTAAGGGGAGACATGCCAAGTCCAAGGCCAGGATTAAGTCTTACGAGATTTTACTCGAGCAGACGAGTGATAAGCGGGCCGATGAGATCGAAATTTTTATTCCTCCCGGACCACGGTTGGGGAATGTGGTTATCGATGCCGAGAAGGTGTCAAAGTCCTATGGTGACCGGTTGCTGGTTGAGGATATGTCTTTTTCTCTGCCTCCGGGCGGGATCATCGGAGTGATCGGACCCAATGGCGCTGGTAAGACGACTCTCTTTCGGATGATTACCGGTCAGGACGCTCCGGATTCGGGAGTGATCAGGGTTGGTGACACGGTCAAATTGGCCTATGTCGATCAAAATCGGGAGATGGACCCCAATAAGACGATCTGGGAGGCCATTACCGATGGCCAGGAGACCATTGTTCTTGGCAACCGTGAGGTCAACTCCCGGGCCTATGTCGGGCGTTTCAACTTCAGCGGCACCGAGCAGCAGCGCAAGGTCGGTGTGATGTCAGGTGGCCAGCGTAATCGGGTCCATCTTGCCAGGATGCTGAAAGAGGGGGCCAACGTGCTGCTGCTGGACGAGCCCACCAATGACCTGGATATCAATACCTTGCGGGCCTTGGAAGAGGCCCTGGACAATTTTGCTGGTTGTGCGGTGGTGATCAGTCATGACCGGTGGTTTCTTGATCGCATCGCGACTCACATCCTAGCCTTTGAAGGTGACAGCAGGGTGGTTTGGTTCGATGGGAATTATTCAGAGTATGAGGAAGACAGGAAACGTCGGCTCGGTGTTGAGGCAAGCCAGCCTCATCGTATTAAATATCGGCCCTTAACCCGGGCCTG
It contains:
- a CDS encoding MoxR family ATPase; the encoded protein is MSVDVREIGEAVAQESALLQLVRREIGKVIIGQQAMVERLLVALLCNNHVLIEGVPGLAKTKTVTTLAQAVQASFKRIQFTPDLLPGDLIGTLIFNPKSGEFTTRKGPIFANIILADEINRAPAKVQSALLEAMQEGQVTIGDASYTLPEPFLVLATQNPIEQEGTYRLPEAQIDRFMLKLTVGYPSREEEQQILRLVAGGSDAPIVAPVVGLDDIVRLRALTRSIYLDVKVEEYIVSLVEATRNPAAYGLTIGHLIQYGASPRATIFLAMAAKAFALLSGRGYATPQDVKTIGMDVLRHRVTVTYEAEAEDKTSEDIIRQIFDTVAVP
- a CDS encoding DUF58 domain-containing protein, producing MISSELVKQIRFIQIFTKRAVNDVLAGEYQSVFKGQGMEFDEVREYQPGDDVRTIDWNVTARHGHPFVKRYVEERELTVLLAVDISASGSFGSVVKRKSEVAAELCALLAFSAIKNNDKVGLLLFSNRIEKFIPPRKGGSHVLRIIREVLGHHAEERGTDIALALEYLGRVAHKRGVVFLLSDFLAPDFRKPLGYLARRHDVIAISITDRHERSLPAIGLIELADAETGATRLVDTSDTTFIARYQEQARQREQRLERLFGAMAVDHIPVVLDSGEGREVGHVDDLVRFFKRRERRH
- a CDS encoding protein BatD, encoding MNRLIGMVFRIGLLITLFVAGAVIAGCQPEKSTDVSTPPVVVKQFGSEPLTLVLKLDRERLNVTEQLTVELRAETGEDYAVKFDELKDFPGFTVESVKESGAELTGSGRIAVTKRYVLDPVAPGSGQVPVLIVDAWKKTESEATPVTVKTEPVTVSIESLLSKDDRGDSISDIAPPLDKPVSPWLWPGVALVVVLFFMACWYLWQRRKKRGIIPPLPLPAHLLAYQALDRLVKGNLLAQGQITAFYQSLSDIIRHYIEQRFGLRAPERTTEEFLVELGSVAVGPMSDPGHKRLLRDFLTHCDLVKFACHIPASSEAEEAVELCRRFIRETEPTPAETGGGAG
- a CDS encoding VWA domain-containing protein; translation: MRFANPLVLFALLILPLVVIFWWRRSRLALGFSDLSLLPAGESLRCRLVHLPRLLRLMALTLIIIALARPQAGIEKIEETSRGVAIEMVVDRSGSMGAEMEFDGRAMTRLEVVKQVFAEFVTGNTRDLHGRPSDLIGMITFARYADTVCPLTLAHGALSGFLDTIHLVPQESPENRTAVGDAVALAAARLKTAEETLARQTKGDVKAYQIKSKIVILLTDGQNNIGRHTPEEAAALAKQWGIKIYTIGVGGDDVVKVQTLFGPRMVRTGEGVDQKTLAGLAESTGGVFRMAEDAEALRAVYQEIDQLEKSEVESVRYIDYKEYFALFVWTALALLVIETLLGCTVLRRAP
- a CDS encoding VWA domain-containing protein: MNTFRFMDVTMLIALAIVPVVAGMYIYASRRRKSALALFLAEGMLRRTELPVSSARRATKAVLMLLVLVALVVALARPAWNRKEVVIKRSGRDVVFLLDVSKSMLAEDLAPNRLEHAKLAILDAVARLSGDRVAMVAFAGTAVVKCPLTLDYGFFRMSLDGIDTEAVSRGGTMMGDAIRTVLRDIFDDQDKQFKDIILITDGEDHESYPVEAAKAAADLGVRLIVIGLGDEKEGQRIPVIDEAGRKSFLKYQGQEVWTKLGADTLRAMALATPGGRYLPVATGAINLGEVYQELIASADRKELEAKSTEQYEEKFQLLLAVALSLLLLEGVIGERKPEEKS
- a CDS encoding tetratricopeptide repeat protein, with protein sequence MSNIRQYTFWSSLRIICWVVFVTVVGHGSAWAESARSLVNRGNSAYTAGNFEEALKLYQEAEAKEPKSPEIQYNLGNARYKLGDLTGAAQSYQQAASEATDPKIISRSKFNLGNTSFRQGEQVESTAPDQAVTAFAESVAGFRAALELDSTLPEAGRNLEVSKRRLQQAHEALRKQQQASADEKRKQQELASELQQMADQQQEMAEASREQAGKEQQDDHAMTEHAASQQALQEKTQSMRQQMGDSDNQKEAIDALTQAGNQQQEAQDKLQEGRSDEAAKAQDQAAQAIRQAADQLQGKKETPQEGKKDQEHKKDQAQEGKSSGEEKQQGEPAFDESGDKLEQQAEAKGQKPLNQTAQELLNEEKQNMINRRNQKATGYEAVDKDW
- a CDS encoding protein BatD, which produces MRRWIRIGNMRGVAHGLAVVALLLSLAGVVRAAVTVQAVVDQEEVYVGQSFTLQVQVEGSDSPGEPDISSLIDFTVEPRGGQQNSSESVSIINGRMSRVSHRGYVFNYELTSKREGRLVIPPLSVIIDKQLYQTQPVRIVVKQPEESDEFKLRQTLSKDRVYVGEPVTLTVTWYIGKDVKGFNFTLPIFSDPRFTISADDRASLTPGQDNSVRIPVPGGEIVAEKGQGVLNGEKYLTVTFSRIVTVNETGKISLPQITVSCQALSGYRQGSGRDPFSGMFPDDFFGRSRQVYRTEVVPSDQPVVEVFPLPEEGRPVDFTGLVGEYSVAVTATPTKVKIGDPITLNIQIAGPSVAGASLPSLAEGLGVNDFKVPDEMAPGEGSAVLKTFTQTIRARHAGVRQIPSLHLAYFNPDTGRYETASSPPVLLEVSEARLVTAQDAEGGMPSGPEKKELTTVKGGISYNYEGPEVLTIQAPIGSVGMDFGWYVLLGAPPGVFLLVLVGAGVVRLGRKDPVGRAARRAYGRLRTELDPLADGSETVAGYQAIGLAMREYLGAKLRRNPAALTYVDVEPDLIHAGVGPELLGRLRQVMEQCEASQYAGALSLGDVKRLRDLAVQVADDLESLLVKGVGR
- a CDS encoding tetratricopeptide repeat protein, with translation MRPGLFLLLHLFMVVLSCAPFASAQEPLDRSQILDEASRFFQEASQNSDQVQSADLYRKALVRFEKLVQDGLVNGKLYYNLGNTYFRLHDLGRAIVNYRRALAYLPNDDNLRQNLRFAESQQLDRIEPKQETMIVETLLFWHYDFSARFRLIVLVLANAGFWGLLTVAVYRKKALWLPTAGALALTVLISGSLIYDRYWPTITGVIVATEAVARKGDGSAYSVSFNEPLHAGLVFSLVEKRGEWLYIELGDSRRCWVSADSVEMI
- the ettA gene encoding energy-dependent translational throttle protein EttA — protein: MAEEANKIIYSMMRVSKYYEKKPILKNISLSYFYGAKIGVLGLNGSGKSSLLRILAGIDQEFDGKIALSPGYTIGYLEQEPHLDETLTVRQVVEQGVQTTVDLLAEFNQINEQFAEPMDDVAMDKLINRQAKVQDQLDAVNAWELDSRLEMAMDALRCPAGETSVKILSGGEKRRVALCRLLLQEPDILLLDEPTNHLDAETVGWLEHHLQRYAGTVIAVTHDRYFLDNVAGWILELDRGEGIPWKGNYSSWLDQKQKRLHQEEKQESSRQRTLARELEWIQMSPKGRHAKSKARIKSYEILLEQTSDKRADEIEIFIPPGPRLGNVVIDAEKVSKSYGDRLLVEDMSFSLPPGGIIGVIGPNGAGKTTLFRMITGQDAPDSGVIRVGDTVKLAYVDQNREMDPNKTIWEAITDGQETIVLGNREVNSRAYVGRFNFSGTEQQRKVGVMSGGQRNRVHLARMLKEGANVLLLDEPTNDLDINTLRALEEALDNFAGCAVVISHDRWFLDRIATHILAFEGDSRVVWFDGNYSEYEEDRKRRLGVEASQPHRIKYRPLTRA